In one Leptogranulimonas caecicola genomic region, the following are encoded:
- a CDS encoding phage baseplate protein — MSTTTALGLEKPDLNDTVSKLVQIVGSYADFINKLYPVGSIWMCAQATDPNTIFTGTTWIKVEGRFLLGSSSRFGAQTTGGEENHKLSVAEMPTHSHEVRWANNNDWVGAWKSNASFGQLWDVASTYSQGDSSTRKDWVKVTNSGSGSAHNNMPPYFVVNIWRRTS; from the coding sequence ATGTCTACTACCACCGCCCTAGGACTCGAGAAGCCTGACTTGAACGACACCGTAAGCAAGCTGGTGCAGATCGTAGGGTCCTATGCCGACTTCATCAACAAGCTCTACCCGGTGGGCTCCATCTGGATGTGCGCTCAGGCCACAGACCCCAACACCATCTTCACCGGCACCACCTGGATCAAGGTGGAGGGGCGCTTCCTGTTGGGCTCCAGCTCCCGATTTGGGGCCCAGACCACCGGCGGCGAGGAGAACCACAAGCTCAGCGTGGCCGAGATGCCCACCCACAGCCACGAGGTGCGTTGGGCCAACAACAACGACTGGGTAGGCGCCTGGAAGTCCAACGCAAGCTTCGGACAGCTCTGGGACGTGGCATCCACCTACTCCCAGGGCGACAGCTCTACCCGTAAGGATTGGGTCAAGGTCACCAACTCAGGCTCTGGCAGCGCCCACAACAACATGCCGCCCTACTTCGTGGTGAACATCTGGCGCCGCACTTCCTAA